CGAGCGGTCGCTCTCGTCCGCCTCGACCACGAAGTACTCGCCGGTGCCGTGGTGCGCGCCGGAGCCGCCCTCGGAGATCTCCCCACCGATCACGAAGGACGGATCGGTGCCGGCCCGCTGCAACACCATGGTGACCATGGAGGTGGTGGTGGTCTTGCCGTGCGTACCCGCCACCGCCACCGTGCGCCGGCCCGTCATCGCCGCCGCGAGCGCCTCCGACCGGTGCAGCACCCGCAGCCCGCGCTCCCGTGCCTCGACCATCTCCAGATGGTCGGCGGGGATCGCCGAGGAGTACACGACGGTGTCCACACCGTCCAGGTTGGTCGCCTCGTGGGTCATGTGGATCGTCCCGCCGAGCGCCCGCAGGCCCGCCAGGGACGGCCACTCCCGCAGCTCACTTCCGGAGACCGGCAGACCCCGGGTCAGGAAGAGCCGGGCCAGACCGCTCATCCCGACGCCACCCACCCCGATCAGGTGGATGTGGCCCAGGTCCTCGGCGGTCAGCGTGCCGGCCGGGCTGAACGTGGTCATCTGCGCCAACCTTTCGTTCGCGACTCCGGGGCTCGCAACCCCGGCTCACTCCTCGCGCTCACCGGAGCCACCCTTTCGTTCGCGACTCCGGCCGGTTCACCGGTTCACCGCCTCGTAGACGAAGTTCAGCAGCGCCTCGTCGCCGTCGCGCCGGCCGTACCCGGCGGCGGCCTCACTCATCGCGTGCAGCCGCTGCGGGTCGCGGACCAGCGGGATCACCGTCCGCTCCAGCCAGTCCGGGGTCAGCTCCGCGTCGTCGACCAGCAGGCCGCCACCGGCCTCCACCACCGGCAACGCGTTGCGCTTCTGCTCCTGGTTGCTGTGCGGGTACGGCACGTAGATGGTCGGCAGGCCGATCGCGGCCACCTCGGCACAGGTCATCGCCCCGCCCCGGCCCAGCATCAGGTCCGCGGCGGCGTACCCGGCATCCATGTCGGAGAGGTACGGCAGGCTCACGTACGGCACCGGGAGGTCGGTCGGGACCGGCACCGGCTCGTTGCGGGCGCCCATCACGTGCAGCACCTGGATGCCGTTGCGGGCCAACTCCTTGGCCGCCCCGGCCACCGCCAGGTTGATCGAGCGGGCGCCCTGCGATCCACCGGCGACGAACAGCACCGGCAGGTCGGGACGGAGTCCGAAGTGGGCGCGGGCGGCGTTGCGCATGGCGGCCCGGTCCAGCCCGGCGATGGCCCGGCGCAGCGGCACCCCGACCACCCGGGCGTCACGCAGCGACTCGGCCTGGGCCGGCTGGTGCGGGAAACCCACCGCGATGTGCTTGGTGAACTTCATGCCCAGCCGGTTGGCCACCCCCGGTGGCACGTTCACCTCGTGGATCACGATGGGCAGCTCCCGCCGCCACGCGGCCAGGTACGCCGGCACCGACACGTACCCGCCGAAGCCGACCACCGCGTCGGCGCGCACCTCGTCGATCACCTTGCCGGCCGCGCGGGCCGCCGTCCACATCCGGCCCGGGGTACGGACCAGGTTCAGGTTGACCGACCGGGGCAGCTGGTAGGCCGGGATGTTGCGCAGGTCGTAGCCGGCCGGCGGGATCAGCTCGTTCTCCAGGCCCTTGGGTGTGCCGAGGCAGGTGATCCGGACGCCGGGGTCGTGTCGGCGCAGGCAGTCGGCGAAGGCGAGCAGCGGGTAGATGTGCCCCCCGGTGCCACCTCCTGCGAGCACCACCGAACGCAGCGGACCCATCAACGTCTCCTCTCGTCCGCCGACCCGCCACGGCCCCGGCCCTCCCGGGTGCCACGCGGTGCGGCCTGGTCGTCACTGCGCCGCTTGCGTGCCTGGGGTACGGACCCACGGGCAGCCGTCGGCGGCGCCGCGCGGCGGCGTCGGCCGGGAAGCGGCGGCAACGGAGCCCACACTAGTCGGACCCACCGGGCCGGCGGACGGGCATGCAGGGCCCGGGCCGCATCGGGTTCCGCCCGGGCGAACGAGGCCAGCATGCCGACCGCCGCGAGCGTGACGACCAGGGCGCTGCCGCCGTCGGAGATGAACGGCAGCGGCACACCGGTCAGCGGCAGCAGGCCGATCACGCCACCCATGTTGATGAACGCCTGGCCGACCAGCCACGCGGTGGCCCCGGCGGCGGCCAGCCGGCGGAACGGGTCGTCCACGCGGCGGGCGATCCGCAGGCCGGTGTAGGCGAGCACGGCGAACAGCACCACCACCACCGCGCAGCCGACCACCCCGAGTTCCTCGGCGATGACCGCGAAGATGAAGTCGTTCTCGGCCGCCGGCAACCAGGCCCACTTGGTGCGCCCCTGCCCCAGCCCGGTGCCGAACCAGCCGCCGTTGGCGATGGCGTAGCGCGCCTGGACCATCTGGTAGCAGAGCGCGTCGCGGCAGTCGTCCAGCGGCGGCGGGTTGAAGAAGACGGTGAGCCGGGCGAGCCGGTAGTTCTCCTCACCGCGTACGCCGGAGCCGGCGCCGAGCGAGGCCACCGCGACCAACAGGCCGATGCCGGCCAGGCCGATCGCGCCGAGCGCGGCGAAGATCCGCAACCGCACTCCGGCCGCCCAGAGCAGGCCGACCACCAGGGCCAGCAGGCAGAGCATGCTGCCCAGGTCGTTGTAGCCGACCAGGACGAACATCAGGGCCACCACCGGGAACAGCGGGGTGGCCAGCTCCCGCCACCAGCCCAGCGCCGCGCCCTTGCGGGCCAACACGTACGCCCCCCACAGCACCAGGGCGAACTTCGCCAGCTCGGAGGGTTGCAGGCCGAACCCGAACACGTACAGCCAGAGCAGATCGGCCTCCAGCGGGCCGATCCGGGGCTCGCCGTCGGTCAACCGCCCGTACGCCTCCAGCAGGTTCAGCACCACCAGCAGTGCCACCGAGACGGCCAGCGCCGGCCGACCCAGCGACCGGTAGGTGCTGGCGGGCAGCCGCTGGCAGGCCCAGAACACCACGATGCCGATCACCGCGAAGATCGCCTGCCTGGTCAGCGACGTCGAGGCGCTGCCGCCCTGCGCGTAGTCGCGCACGCTGGTGGCCGAGAAGACCATCGTCAGGCCGATCAGCAGCAGCAGTCCGGCGCTGGCGAGCAGCAGGTGGTAGGAGGCCAGCGGCCGGGAGAGCAGGCCACGCAGCGCGGCGAGTCCGCCCACCGCGTCCAGGCCACGCCACGGCCCACCACCCGGCGTCTCGCCGGACGCACCGGACCCGCCGGCACGACCGGTACCCGCCCCGGCTGTCGCGGCCCCGGCCGCGCGCGTGCCGCCGGCCGCTCCCGATCCACCGGGTCGCGCCGCGTCCTCGGTTCCGACCGCCGCAGACGATCCCCCGGTGGTTCCTACCCGGGACGACCGTCGGGTCGACCGCGCGCCGTCGTCTTCTCGCACCTCCCCCACAGCGCCATCATCGCCGCTCCGGGGACCTGACACCGGCGGTACCGGCTGGTCGGCGTGTCGAACGTGCGTTCAACCACACTCCGCCGCCCACCGATCACCCTCCGCCACCCACACACCCCTCCCCACCCCACCGCCCGTCCCCGCCCGCCCGCGCCCGCCCGCTCGCCCCCGCGATCATGGAGTAGTGGTCGGCGTTCCATGCCGGTACGGACGCATTCGTCCATACCACGACTCCATGATCGCGGGGGCGAGGTCGGCGGGGAAGGCCGCGAGGGAGGGGTGGGGCGGGTGGGGCGGGGGTGGGGGGTGAGGGGTCAGCCCATGTTGGCGAGGAAGTCGCTGTAGAAGAGGCCCAGGGCGATGGCGACACCGATGCCGGCGATGATCCAGAACCGGACCACGATGTTGACCTCGCTCCACCCGGCCAGCTCGAAGTGGTGTTGCAGCGGCGACATCCGGAACACCCGCTTGCCGGTGGTCTTGAAGGAGATGATCTGGATCACCACGGACATCGTGATGATCACGAAGAGCCCACCGATGATCGGGAGCAGCAGCACCGTCCGGGTGGACATCGCCATGCCGGCGATCAGGCCACCCAGGCCGAGCGCGCCGGTGTCGCCCATGAAGATCCGGGCCGGTGAGGTGTTCCACCAGAGGAAGCCGACACAGGCACCGGCGGCGGCACCGGCGATCAACGCGATCTCCAGCGGATCCCGGACCGCGTAGCAGTAGTTGTTCGGGTTGGCGGTGTACGACGGGTCGGCGCACCAGTGCCGGTACTGCCAGAACGCGATCACCGCGTACGCGCCGAGCACCATCACCGAGGCGCCGGTGGCCAGGCCGTCGAGGCCGTCGGTGAGGTTGACGCCGTTGGTCGCCGCCATCACCACGAAGATGAAGATGACCACCGCGCCGATCTTGGTGACGTCCAGCGCCGGGATGTCCCGGATGAAGCTGAGCGTCGTGCTGCCGACGGTCTCGGTGTTGGTCACCTCGCCGCTGGCGTCGGTCATGGTGGACGGGAAATAGAGCGCCACGACCCCGAACAGCGCGCCGACCAGGATCTGGCCGAGCAGCTTGCCCCGGGCGCTCAATCCGCCGCTGTGCCGCTTGCGCACCTTCAGGAAGTCGTCGACGAAGCCGACCGCGCCGCAGAAGACCATCAGGCCCAGCAGCACCAGCGCGGTGATGGTCGGCTCGACCTGGGCGATCTGCGCGTCCGGCAGGGTGGTCAGAGCCAGGTGGCCGGCCACGTACGCGATCACGGTGGCCAGGATGAACACCACCCCGCCCATGGTCGGTGTGCCCTTCTTGCCCTGGTGCATCTGCGGGCCCTCGGCCCGGATCGGCTGGCCGGCCTTGAGCCGGGTGAACACCTTGATCGCGATCGGGGTGCAGAACAGCGAGACGAGGAAGGCCACCCCGATGGCCACGATGACCGCTCTCACGAAGCGTCACCCTCGCCGTCTGCGGCCACGTCGACGCGCAGCGCGTCGGCCACCTCCCAGGTCCGGTACCGAGAGCCCTTCACCAGGACGACATCGCCCTGCCGTAGCTCGCTTCGCAGCACCTCGACGGCCGCCGCCTGATCGGTGAGCAGCACCGACTCTCCTCCCCAGTCACCTACCGATGTCGCCCCGTGGTGAATCGGCGCCGCGGCCTCACCGACCACCAGCAGCCGGGCGACGCCCAGCTCGGCCGCGAGACGGCCCATGTCGGCGTGCCCCTGCGTCTCGAAGTCACCCAGCTCGGCCATGTAGCCGAGCACCGCGACGGTACGCCTCCCGCTGCCGATGCCGGCGAGCGCACGCAGCGCCACCGCCATCGACGCCGGGTTGGCGTTGTACGAGTCGTCGATCACGGTCACCCCGTCGGTGCGTTCGAAGACGTCCATCCGACGGGTCGAGACCAGCCCGAGCGCGCCCAGCGCGACGGCCAGCTCGGTCAACGGCATGCCCAGTTCCCGGGCCACCGCCGCGGCGGCCAGGCTGTTGGAGACCTGGTGCCGTCCGGTGAGCCCGAGCCGCACCGGCGCGTCGCCCTCCGGCGTCACCAGGGTGTACGACGGCCGGCCGCGCTCGTCCAGCGTCACGTCCTCGGCCCGGATGTCGGCGTGCGCCGCCTCGCCGTAGCGGACCACCCGGGCCACCGTACGGCTCGCCATCGCGTCGACCAGCGGGTCGTCGGCGTTGAGTACCGCCAGGCCGTCGGCCGGCAGCGACTCCACCAGTTCGCCCTTGGCCACGGCGATGTTCTCCTGGGAGCCGAACTCCCCGATGTGCGACACCCCGACGTTGAGCACCACGGAGATGCGCGGCGGTGCCACCTCGCAGAGGTAGCGCACGTGGCCGATGCCCCGCGCGCCCTTCTCCATCACCAGGTAGCGCGTCGTCGGCCCGGCCTGCAACGCCGTGTACGGGTGCCCCAGCTCGTTGTTGAACGAGCCGGGCGGCGCCACCGTCTCGCCGAGGCGCGCGGTGAGCTGGGCGATCAGGTCCTTGGTGGTGGTCTTGCCGGAGGAACCGGTCAACCCGATCACGGTCAGCTCCGGCAGCCGGTCCACCACGGTCCGGGCCAGCCGACCCATCGCGGTCAACGCGTCGGCGACCACGATCATCGGTACGCCGGGCACCTCGCGGGTGCCCAGCACCGCCACCGCGCCGTCCGCCACGGCCGCCGCCGCGTAGTCGTGCCCGTCGACCTTCTCCCCGTCGAACGCGACGAACAGTCCACCGGCGGCGACCTTGCGCGAGTCGAACTCGACGCTGCCGGTGATCCGCGCGTCGGGGTCGGCGTCGACCAGTCGACCGTCGACGGCCGAGGCGACCTCGGCCAGGCTGAGCGCGATCACCGCTGCCCCGCCAGGTCCCCGAAGCGGGCCCGCAGCGCGTCGGCGAGCTCCGTCCGGTCGTCGAACGGGTACGTCTCGCCGGCGATCTCCTGGCCGCGTTCGTGCCCCTTGCCCAGCAGCGCCACCACGTCCTGCGGCTCGGCCAGCCGGACCGCCTCGTCGATCGCCGCGCGACGCCCGGCCACCTCGACGATCCGGGCCGCCGTACCGGCCTGGTGGGCACCGGCGAGCACCTCGGCGCGGATCGCCGACGGCTCCTCGGTACGCGGGTTGTCGTCGGTCACCACGACCACGTCGGCTCCCTCCGCGGCAGCGGCACCCATCAGGGGCCGCTTGCCCCGATCCCGGTCGCCGCCCGCACCGATCACACAGATCAGCCGGCCGGCGCTGAGTCCGCGCAGTGCGGCCAGCGCGGCCACCACGGCGTCGGTCTTGTGTGCGTAGTCGACCACCCCGCGTACCCCGCCGGCCACGCCCACCGACTCCAGACGCCCGGGTACGCCACCGCAGGCGGCCACCCCCTCGGCGGCGGTCACCGGCTCGACTCCGGCGGCGACCAGGGTCGCGATGGCCAGTAGGGCGTTCGCCACGTTGTGCCGGCCGGGCAGCGCCACCCCGGCGGGCAGCGTCAGCCCGTCCGGGCCGTGCACGGTGAAGCGC
Above is a window of Verrucosispora sp. NA02020 DNA encoding:
- the murG gene encoding undecaprenyldiphospho-muramoylpentapeptide beta-N-acetylglucosaminyltransferase, with the protein product MGPLRSVVLAGGGTGGHIYPLLAFADCLRRHDPGVRITCLGTPKGLENELIPPAGYDLRNIPAYQLPRSVNLNLVRTPGRMWTAARAAGKVIDEVRADAVVGFGGYVSVPAYLAAWRRELPIVIHEVNVPPGVANRLGMKFTKHIAVGFPHQPAQAESLRDARVVGVPLRRAIAGLDRAAMRNAARAHFGLRPDLPVLFVAGGSQGARSINLAVAGAAKELARNGIQVLHVMGARNEPVPVPTDLPVPYVSLPYLSDMDAGYAAADLMLGRGGAMTCAEVAAIGLPTIYVPYPHSNQEQKRNALPVVEAGGGLLVDDAELTPDWLERTVIPLVRDPQRLHAMSEAAAGYGRRDGDEALLNFVYEAVNR
- a CDS encoding FtsW/RodA/SpoVE family cell cycle protein, with protein sequence MDAVGGLAALRGLLSRPLASYHLLLASAGLLLLIGLTMVFSATSVRDYAQGGSASTSLTRQAIFAVIGIVVFWACQRLPASTYRSLGRPALAVSVALLVVLNLLEAYGRLTDGEPRIGPLEADLLWLYVFGFGLQPSELAKFALVLWGAYVLARKGAALGWWRELATPLFPVVALMFVLVGYNDLGSMLCLLALVVGLLWAAGVRLRIFAALGAIGLAGIGLLVAVASLGAGSGVRGEENYRLARLTVFFNPPPLDDCRDALCYQMVQARYAIANGGWFGTGLGQGRTKWAWLPAAENDFIFAVIAEELGVVGCAVVVVLFAVLAYTGLRIARRVDDPFRRLAAAGATAWLVGQAFINMGGVIGLLPLTGVPLPFISDGGSALVVTLAAVGMLASFARAEPDAARALHARPPARWVRLVWAPLPPLPGRRRRAAPPTAARGSVPQARKRRSDDQAAPRGTREGRGRGGSADERRR
- the mraY gene encoding phospho-N-acetylmuramoyl-pentapeptide-transferase → MRAVIVAIGVAFLVSLFCTPIAIKVFTRLKAGQPIRAEGPQMHQGKKGTPTMGGVVFILATVIAYVAGHLALTTLPDAQIAQVEPTITALVLLGLMVFCGAVGFVDDFLKVRKRHSGGLSARGKLLGQILVGALFGVVALYFPSTMTDASGEVTNTETVGSTTLSFIRDIPALDVTKIGAVVIFIFVVMAATNGVNLTDGLDGLATGASVMVLGAYAVIAFWQYRHWCADPSYTANPNNYCYAVRDPLEIALIAGAAAGACVGFLWWNTSPARIFMGDTGALGLGGLIAGMAMSTRTVLLLPIIGGLFVIITMSVVIQIISFKTTGKRVFRMSPLQHHFELAGWSEVNIVVRFWIIAGIGVAIALGLFYSDFLANMG
- the murF gene encoding UDP-N-acetylmuramoyl-tripeptide--D-alanyl-D-alanine ligase, which translates into the protein MIALSLAEVASAVDGRLVDADPDARITGSVEFDSRKVAAGGLFVAFDGEKVDGHDYAAAAVADGAVAVLGTREVPGVPMIVVADALTAMGRLARTVVDRLPELTVIGLTGSSGKTTTKDLIAQLTARLGETVAPPGSFNNELGHPYTALQAGPTTRYLVMEKGARGIGHVRYLCEVAPPRISVVLNVGVSHIGEFGSQENIAVAKGELVESLPADGLAVLNADDPLVDAMASRTVARVVRYGEAAHADIRAEDVTLDERGRPSYTLVTPEGDAPVRLGLTGRHQVSNSLAAAAVARELGMPLTELAVALGALGLVSTRRMDVFERTDGVTVIDDSYNANPASMAVALRALAGIGSGRRTVAVLGYMAELGDFETQGHADMGRLAAELGVARLLVVGEAAAPIHHGATSVGDWGGESVLLTDQAAAVEVLRSELRQGDVVLVKGSRYRTWEVADALRVDVAADGEGDAS